A genomic window from Acinetobacter lwoffii includes:
- a CDS encoding 2-oxoglutarate dehydrogenase E1 component, translating to MQEVADALRLDTELSADSAAYIEELYEQYLTAPDSVGADWRAYFDKFPKGDQPHSNVREQFLLLGRNSSRIQPIVQSTVSSEHERRQIGVLQLIAAYRNRGHQKAKLDPLGLAKREVVPDLDLAAHGLTQSDLDTVFNTGNLAIGKEEATLAEMVQSMEATYCGSIGAEYMHIVDTKEKRWIQQRLESARGQYGFNADQKKHVLERLTAAEGLEKYLGNKFVGAKRFGVEGGEAFIPMVNEIIQRAGSVGCKEVVIGMPHRGRLNLLVNIMGKNPADLFGEFEGKSIHKKGSGDVKYHQGFSSNVMTPGGEVHLALAFNPSHLEIVGPVVEGSVRARQVRRKDIGGDDVLPLIVHGDAAFAGQGVNQETFQMSQTRGYTVGGTVHIVINNQVGFTTSDPRDARSTEYCTDIAKMIQAPIFHVNGDDPEAVVFISQLAHDFRHTFRKDVVIDMFCYRRRGHNEADEPAATQPMMYQVINKKATTRTLYADQLVQQGVLDRASADQMVENYRADLEAGNHVANALVLEPNKKMFVDWTPYLGHEYTDEWDTTFPIERLKELGKKMRELPEGFVMQRQVAKVIDDRLKMQTGEMPLNWGAAETLAYATVLDDGYLLRLTGEDVGRGTFSHRHAKLHNQVDGSTYLPLCNLKENQPRTAIYDSLLSEMAVLAFEYGYATTLPKSLIIWEAQFGDFANCAQVVIDQFISSGETKWERVCGLTMLLPHGFEGQGPEHSSARLERFLQLCAEDNMQVITPTTPAQIFHALRRQAIRPIRKPLIVTSPKSLLRHKLAVSSLEELANGTFQTVIDEVDNINKSDVTRLVLCGGKVYYDLVEKRREKELNNTAIVRIEQLYPYPEKRLAEVLAQYPNVKELVWAQEEPKNQGAWLFIAPRLYDDVMKAGKQVRISYAGREASAAPACGSPYLHAKQQAQLINDALAIDAE from the coding sequence ATGCAAGAAGTTGCTGACGCTCTGCGTCTTGACACTGAACTTTCCGCTGATAGTGCAGCGTATATTGAAGAACTTTATGAGCAGTATCTGACTGCTCCAGACTCAGTGGGTGCTGACTGGAGAGCGTACTTCGATAAATTCCCAAAAGGTGATCAACCACACAGTAATGTACGTGAGCAATTCCTACTTTTAGGTCGCAATTCAAGCCGTATTCAGCCTATTGTTCAGTCGACAGTCAGCTCAGAGCATGAACGTCGTCAAATTGGCGTGCTACAGCTGATTGCTGCTTACCGTAACCGTGGCCACCAGAAAGCAAAACTGGATCCATTAGGTTTGGCGAAGCGTGAAGTTGTGCCTGATCTAGATCTTGCTGCGCATGGTTTGACTCAGTCTGACTTAGACACAGTATTCAATACTGGTAACCTGGCGATCGGTAAAGAAGAAGCGACTTTGGCTGAAATGGTTCAGTCAATGGAAGCCACTTACTGTGGTTCAATCGGTGCTGAATACATGCACATCGTGGACACCAAAGAAAAACGTTGGATTCAACAACGTCTAGAAAGTGCACGCGGTCAATATGGCTTCAATGCTGATCAAAAGAAACATGTCCTTGAGCGTTTAACTGCGGCTGAAGGCCTAGAAAAATATCTTGGTAATAAATTCGTTGGTGCCAAACGTTTCGGCGTTGAAGGTGGTGAAGCATTCATCCCGATGGTCAACGAAATTATTCAGCGTGCAGGTTCTGTAGGCTGTAAAGAAGTTGTGATCGGTATGCCTCACCGCGGCCGTTTAAACCTTCTTGTTAACATCATGGGTAAGAACCCGGCTGACCTGTTTGGTGAGTTCGAAGGTAAGTCTATTCACAAGAAAGGTTCTGGTGACGTTAAGTATCACCAAGGCTTCTCTTCAAACGTGATGACTCCAGGTGGCGAAGTTCACTTGGCATTGGCGTTTAACCCGTCACACCTTGAAATCGTTGGCCCTGTGGTTGAAGGTTCAGTACGTGCACGTCAAGTACGTCGTAAAGACATTGGCGGCGATGACGTATTGCCATTAATCGTACACGGTGATGCTGCATTTGCAGGTCAGGGCGTTAACCAGGAAACTTTCCAGATGTCACAAACTCGCGGTTATACCGTGGGTGGTACAGTGCACATTGTAATTAACAACCAGGTTGGTTTCACGACGTCTGATCCACGTGACGCACGTTCTACAGAATACTGTACTGACATCGCAAAAATGATTCAGGCACCGATCTTCCATGTGAATGGTGATGATCCTGAAGCTGTGGTGTTCATTTCACAATTGGCACATGACTTCCGTCATACCTTCCGTAAAGACGTTGTGATTGACATGTTCTGCTACCGTCGTCGTGGTCATAACGAAGCGGATGAGCCAGCTGCAACTCAACCAATGATGTATCAAGTGATTAACAAGAAAGCGACTACGCGTACGCTTTATGCGGATCAATTGGTACAACAGGGTGTTCTTGATCGCGCAAGTGCAGATCAAATGGTTGAAAACTACCGTGCAGACCTGGAAGCGGGTAATCACGTTGCCAATGCACTGGTACTTGAACCAAACAAAAAAATGTTTGTGGATTGGACTCCTTACTTAGGTCATGAGTACACAGACGAGTGGGATACAACTTTCCCAATCGAACGTCTAAAAGAGCTTGGCAAGAAAATGCGTGAGCTTCCTGAAGGCTTCGTGATGCAGCGTCAAGTTGCAAAAGTAATTGATGACCGTCTGAAAATGCAAACGGGTGAAATGCCTCTGAACTGGGGTGCTGCTGAAACTCTGGCGTATGCAACTGTACTAGATGATGGTTACTTGCTTCGTTTAACGGGTGAAGACGTAGGTCGTGGTACTTTCTCACACCGTCATGCAAAACTGCATAATCAGGTAGATGGTTCAACTTATCTTCCACTGTGTAACCTGAAAGAAAACCAGCCGCGTACTGCAATCTATGACTCTTTGTTGTCAGAAATGGCTGTATTGGCATTTGAATATGGTTATGCGACGACTCTTCCTAAGAGTTTGATCATCTGGGAAGCACAATTCGGTGACTTCGCAAACTGTGCACAGGTTGTCATTGACCAGTTCATCTCATCTGGTGAAACCAAATGGGAGCGTGTATGTGGCTTAACTATGCTTCTTCCACACGGTTTTGAAGGTCAAGGTCCAGAACATTCATCTGCACGTTTGGAACGTTTCTTGCAGCTATGTGCTGAAGACAACATGCAAGTCATCACACCGACTACGCCTGCGCAGATTTTCCACGCATTACGTCGTCAAGCGATTCGTCCAATCCGTAAGCCATTGATTGTTACTTCGCCGAAATCTTTACTTCGTCACAAGCTTGCTGTATCTAGCCTTGAAGAGCTTGCAAACGGTACATTCCAAACCGTGATTGATGAAGTAGACAACATCAACAAGTCAGATGTAACCCGTCTGGTTCTGTGTGGTGGTAAGGTGTATTACGACCTAGTTGAAAAACGTCGTGAAAAAGAATTGAACAACACTGCAATTGTACGTATTGAACAATTATATCCATACCCAGAAAAACGCCTGGCAGAAGTGCTTGCGCAATATCCAAACGTTAAAGAACTTGTTTGGGCGCAAGAAGAACCGAAGAACCAAGGCGCTTGGTTGTTCATCGCACCGCGTCTATATGACGACGTGATGAAAGCGGGTAAACAAGTACGTATTAGCTATGCAGGCCGTGAAGCTTCTGCTGCACCGGCATGTGGTTCACCATATTTGCATGCAAAACAACAAGCTCAGCTCATCAACGACGCGCTTGCGATCGACGCTGAATAA
- a CDS encoding succinate dehydrogenase iron-sulfur subunit, which yields MSRGTRTFHIYRYDPDKDKAPYMQTFKLELTDKHRMLLDALLALKVQDETLTFRRSCREGICGSDGVNINGKNGLACLWNLNDLPNEITVRPLPGLPVVKDLVVDMNQFYDQYNKIHPFLINNQPAPPKERLQSPEEREHLDGLYECILCACCSTSCPSFWWNPDKFLGPSALLNAYRFIIDSRDTGTQERLARLDDPFSLFRCKGIMNCVSVCPKGLNPTKAIGHIRNMLLDMAG from the coding sequence ATGAGTAGAGGTACTCGTACATTTCATATCTACCGCTACGATCCTGACAAGGATAAAGCACCGTACATGCAAACTTTCAAACTTGAACTGACTGATAAGCACCGTATGTTGCTTGACGCACTTCTTGCATTGAAAGTACAGGACGAGACTTTAACGTTCCGTCGTTCATGTCGTGAAGGTATTTGTGGTTCTGATGGCGTGAACATCAATGGTAAAAACGGTTTGGCGTGTCTTTGGAACCTGAACGATTTACCAAATGAAATTACTGTTCGTCCATTGCCTGGTCTTCCTGTAGTGAAAGACTTGGTGGTTGACATGAACCAGTTCTATGATCAGTACAACAAGATCCATCCATTCTTGATCAACAACCAGCCTGCGCCTCCTAAGGAACGTTTACAGTCTCCTGAAGAGCGTGAGCATCTTGATGGTCTATATGAATGTATTCTATGTGCATGCTGTTCAACTTCATGCCCGTCATTCTGGTGGAACCCGGACAAGTTCTTGGGTCCTTCAGCATTGTTGAACGCTTACCGCTTCATTATTGACTCGCGTGATACGGGAACACAAGAGCGTTTGGCTCGTCTAGACGACCCGTTCTCATTGTTCCGTTGTAAAGGCATTATGAACTGTGTATCTGTATGTCCTAAAGGCTTGAACCCAACTAAAGCAATCGGTCACATCCGTAATATGCTTTTAGATATGGCAGGCTAA
- a CDS encoding FAD-binding protein: MGAINPKEDYTNIPHETFDAVIVGGGGSGMRASYQLAQAGLKVAVLTKVFPTRSHTVAAQGGIGASLGNMQEDNWHYHFYDTVKGSDWLGDQDAIEFMTREAPQVVYELEHLGMPFDRNADGTIYQRPFGGHSANYGEKAVPRACAAADRTGHALLHTLYQSNVKMGTQFFVEWIALDLIRNEKGDVLGVTAIDQETGKIAVFQAKATLFATGGAGRVYRASTNAYINTGDGLGMAARAGIPLQDMEFWQFHPTGVAGAGVLLTEGCRGEGAILRNKDGEPFMERYAPTLKDLAPRDFVSRSMDQEIKEGRGCGPKGDYILLDMTHLGADTIMKRLPSVFEIGKKFANVDITKEPIPVVPTIHYQMGGIPTNIHGQVVVPESRETEALVANYNKDTDVYSTNAEGRDFAKPVKGFYAIGECSCVSVHGANRLGTNSLLDLVVFGKAAGQHIIEYVTKQHDGEYEPLPTTVLQETVERIRKLDESTTGENAQDVADAIRDIVQDHAGVFRTSALLDEGVKQILAIEPRVRNIHLKDKSKVFNTARIEALEVENLYEVAKATLISAAARKECRGAHTVVDFEESPDHAEYPYGRRDDEWMKHTLWFSADNRLEYKPVRYRPLSVDAIPPKPRTF, from the coding sequence ATGGGCGCTATAAACCCTAAAGAAGATTACACAAATATTCCACACGAAACTTTCGATGCTGTCATCGTTGGTGGTGGTGGTTCAGGTATGCGTGCGTCTTACCAACTTGCTCAAGCTGGTTTGAAAGTTGCGGTTCTGACTAAAGTATTCCCAACCCGTTCGCACACTGTTGCAGCGCAGGGTGGTATTGGTGCATCTCTTGGTAACATGCAAGAAGATAACTGGCACTACCATTTCTATGACACCGTTAAAGGTTCGGACTGGTTGGGTGACCAAGACGCGATCGAGTTCATGACTCGTGAAGCGCCTCAAGTGGTTTATGAGCTTGAACACCTAGGTATGCCATTCGACCGTAACGCTGATGGTACAATTTACCAGCGTCCATTCGGTGGTCACTCGGCAAACTACGGTGAGAAAGCTGTGCCACGTGCATGCGCTGCTGCCGATCGTACCGGTCACGCACTTCTTCACACGCTTTATCAAAGCAACGTGAAAATGGGCACTCAATTCTTCGTTGAATGGATTGCGCTTGACCTGATCCGTAACGAAAAAGGCGACGTTCTTGGTGTTACAGCAATTGATCAGGAAACTGGTAAAATTGCAGTATTCCAAGCAAAAGCGACTTTGTTCGCTACTGGTGGTGCTGGTCGTGTGTACCGTGCATCTACAAATGCTTATATCAACACTGGTGACGGTCTTGGTATGGCTGCTCGTGCAGGTATTCCATTACAAGATATGGAATTCTGGCAATTCCACCCAACGGGTGTTGCGGGCGCAGGCGTATTGTTGACTGAAGGTTGTCGTGGTGAAGGTGCAATCCTTCGTAACAAAGACGGCGAACCGTTCATGGAACGTTATGCACCAACTTTGAAAGACTTGGCGCCACGTGACTTCGTATCACGTTCTATGGACCAAGAGATCAAAGAAGGTCGTGGTTGTGGTCCTAAAGGCGATTACATCCTGCTTGATATGACGCACTTGGGTGCTGACACGATCATGAAACGTCTTCCATCTGTATTTGAGATTGGTAAGAAATTCGCGAACGTTGACATCACTAAAGAGCCAATTCCTGTAGTACCAACAATTCATTACCAAATGGGTGGTATTCCAACGAATATTCATGGTCAAGTGGTTGTTCCTGAGTCTCGTGAAACTGAAGCGCTTGTTGCTAACTACAATAAAGACACCGACGTTTACTCTACAAATGCCGAAGGTCGTGACTTTGCTAAGCCAGTAAAAGGCTTCTATGCAATCGGTGAGTGTTCATGTGTATCTGTACACGGTGCGAACCGTCTAGGTACGAACTCATTGCTTGACTTGGTTGTATTTGGTAAGGCTGCTGGTCAACATATCATTGAATATGTGACTAAACAGCACGATGGCGAATATGAGCCACTTCCAACAACTGTGCTTCAAGAAACTGTTGAACGTATTCGTAAACTTGACGAATCGACTACAGGTGAGAATGCTCAAGACGTTGCTGATGCAATCCGTGACATCGTTCAAGACCACGCTGGTGTATTCCGTACATCTGCGCTTCTAGACGAAGGTGTGAAGCAGATTCTTGCAATTGAACCGCGCGTACGCAATATTCACTTGAAAGACAAATCTAAAGTATTCAACACTGCACGTATTGAAGCACTTGAAGTTGAAAACTTGTATGAAGTTGCGAAAGCAACGCTTATTTCAGCTGCTGCTCGTAAAGAATGCCGTGGTGCACATACGGTTGTAGACTTTGAAGAGTCTCCAGACCATGCTGAATACCCATATGGTCGTCGTGATGATGAGTGGATGAAGCACACTTTATGGTTCTCTGCGGATAACCGTCTAGAGTACAAGCCAGTTCGTTACCGTCCATTGTCGGTTGACGCGATTCCACCTAAACCACGTACATTCTAA